Genomic DNA from Candidatus Zixiibacteriota bacterium:
CCGCCGCGCCATTCCGTGACGATAGCGTAGAGCAGATTGTAGTTGAGACCGGCATATTCGGCAAACTGGGCTACATTGTGAATGCCGGCAAGGTCAGACGCCTGATTCGAGACATGGAACCGGATATTGTGCATGCGTACTATGCCTCTGGCTACGGCTGGTGGGGAGCGAGGTCGCGCTGTCATCCTCTTCTGGTATCGGTTTGGGGGAGCGATATTACAGTCGATGCACAAAGGTCCTGCGGCGTGCGGCAGTCAACAAAGTACGCTCTCAATCGTGCCGATGTGATCTGCGCGACAAGCCGGTACCTTGCTGACTCGACTCTGGGACTGTTTCCGAACGTCGCGCCGAAAGTGAAACTCCTCCCGTTTGGTGTAGATATGAACTTGTTCACAACCCTGCCGGTCCGCCGATTCGAGAAAGTTTCCCTGGTGTTTGGCGCAGCCAAGTTCCTCGGTCATGTGTATGGCTTCGATCTGCTCCTCCACGCATTCAGGGATGTGTTGACGAGTCTGCCTGCTGCCAGATTGAAGATCGCTGGTGATGGGCCGGCGTATCGCGATCTCGTCGACCTGTCTCGAAGTCTTGGACTTTCGGATAGCGTAGAGTTTCTCGGCTACGTGCCTCAGGAGCACATGCCTGCATTCCTGAATTCGATCGATATTTTTGTGATGCCGTCGCGCGAGGAGGCATTCGGAGTGTCGGCGGTCGAGGCACTGGCATGCGGTGTGCCGGTCATCGGATCGAGGGTCGGCGGAATCGTAGAGGTGTTGAACCACGGCGACTGCGGAATCCTTGTTGATTCAGAGAATG
This window encodes:
- a CDS encoding glycosyltransferase family 4 protein, whose protein sequence is MRLVLLASARSVHTRKWYSQLRKAGVDVHLITAAPFRDDSVEQIVVETGIFGKLGYIVNAGKVRRLIRDMEPDIVHAYYASGYGWWGARSRCHPLLVSVWGSDITVDAQRSCGVRQSTKYALNRADVICATSRYLADSTLGLFPNVAPKVKLLPFGVDMNLFTTLPVRRFEKVSLVFGAAKFLGHVYGFDLLLHAFRDVLTSLPAARLKIAGDGPAYRDLVDLSRSLGLSDSVEFLGYVPQEHMPAFLNSIDIFVMPSREEAFGVSAVEALACGVPVIGSRVGGIVEVLNHGDCGILVDSENVKALLDAMLSLAGDHEMRMRLSEKGREHVVANYDIGECTSMQIDIYEKLLAGGYSNRK